The following proteins come from a genomic window of Alicyclobacillus dauci:
- a CDS encoding tagaturonate reductase: protein MELSRAFLHMSSPAGTCDTDVALSYPERVLQIGEGNFLRAFTGWAIHLLNQNGAFCGRIVVVAPRPSGADNIAKINRQDGLYTVWLRGIEGGQNVDHAEIVTSVSRGIDPYRQWDDFLRCAESRDIDIVISNTTEAGMTYTEEVYDPAKPLASFPGKLTAYLYHRYLHFQGDPDTGLTILPCELVEHNGELLKEIVLRHASEWGLSQDFRAWVQSANHFCNTLVDRIVTGFPDECDRQLFTERTGYEDALLTVGEPFFLWAIEAGESLRERLPGQRFGINIRVAQSITPYTLTKVRILNGAHTAMSAVALLEGIQTVGEVMADPTVKDFIVGIIQDEVIPVLSHHGVSEADSNAFAQSVIERFENPFIHHEIANLALNGLSKIGARIVPTIVEYEQLTGDAPSLLSISFAAQLLYYRDVAKYQSVVRDNLAHVRLIQDVWSQERQLVLDETVRRLLAMDSIWGLDLCSVTGLTAKVTEAISQIRAEGVKNSIRQHRNSEFGLVD from the coding sequence ATGGAGCTATCACGAGCATTTCTTCATATGTCATCCCCAGCTGGGACATGTGACACGGACGTGGCACTGTCCTATCCCGAGCGAGTGCTGCAGATTGGTGAAGGAAACTTTTTAAGAGCTTTTACCGGATGGGCGATTCATCTCCTCAATCAAAATGGGGCATTTTGCGGCAGGATCGTTGTCGTGGCCCCTCGACCCAGCGGGGCAGACAATATTGCCAAAATCAATCGTCAGGATGGCCTGTACACGGTATGGCTTCGTGGCATCGAAGGCGGACAAAATGTCGATCACGCCGAGATCGTCACTTCAGTGAGTCGTGGCATCGATCCGTACCGACAATGGGACGACTTCCTACGTTGTGCGGAATCGAGAGACATCGACATCGTCATCTCCAACACGACAGAGGCAGGTATGACTTATACAGAAGAGGTGTATGACCCCGCAAAGCCATTGGCGTCATTCCCAGGTAAGTTGACTGCCTACCTTTATCACAGATACTTGCACTTTCAAGGTGATCCGGATACTGGCTTGACGATCCTGCCGTGTGAGCTCGTGGAACACAACGGTGAGTTGCTGAAAGAGATTGTCTTGCGCCACGCAAGCGAGTGGGGATTGTCACAGGACTTTCGAGCTTGGGTTCAGAGTGCAAATCATTTTTGCAACACACTTGTGGACAGGATTGTCACGGGCTTTCCAGACGAGTGTGATCGACAATTGTTCACAGAGCGCACTGGCTATGAGGACGCTCTGTTGACGGTCGGGGAACCTTTCTTCTTGTGGGCGATAGAAGCTGGAGAGTCGTTACGAGAGCGGTTGCCAGGGCAGCGTTTTGGTATCAACATTCGAGTCGCGCAATCGATCACGCCGTATACCTTGACCAAAGTCCGAATTCTAAATGGTGCACACACGGCGATGAGTGCGGTTGCTCTCTTAGAGGGGATTCAAACTGTGGGAGAAGTCATGGCTGACCCCACGGTGAAGGATTTTATCGTAGGCATCATTCAAGATGAGGTCATCCCGGTCCTATCGCATCACGGTGTCAGTGAGGCTGATAGCAATGCGTTTGCACAGAGCGTGATCGAACGATTCGAGAACCCGTTTATTCATCACGAGATAGCGAATCTAGCACTAAATGGATTGTCAAAGATTGGTGCCCGGATTGTGCCGACTATCGTTGAATACGAACAGTTGACTGGAGATGCACCAAGCCTCTTGTCTATCTCCTTTGCCGCTCAGTTGCTCTATTATCGTGACGTGGCAAAATATCAGTCAGTCGTTCGGGATAACCTGGCTCACGTACGTCTCATTCAAGACGTTTGGTCGCAAGAAAGGCAACTCGTCCTGGATGAAACTGTCAGGCGCCTGCTTGCTATGGACTCAATCTGGGGACTTGACCTATGTTCAGTGACTGGTCTTACAGCAAAAGTGACTGAAGCCATTTCTCAAATTCGCGCGGAAGGAGTTAAAAATTCTATCCGCCAACACCGCAATTCCGAATTCGGACTGGTTGACTAA
- a CDS encoding DeoR/GlpR family DNA-binding transcription regulator codes for MLGEVRQQKVVEMLIHQKSVRIGELSEFFDVSEETIRRDLKKLESDGLLKRTHGGAVINDEVDVVPSYILRSQQNIMEKRKIAALAADLVPDDGTVMLDGGSTTLEIVKNLANRRVTVITSDLYIALEASKSLHLQLIVLGGMQQKGTSALIGPECVERVRGYNVDVVFLGTGGLGARQGLTTASSAEAEVKRAMMKAGERVYCVADASKFGRAALVSYAAINDVKAIITDAPQDNQIVQDMQEAGATFHFA; via the coding sequence GTGTTAGGGGAAGTTCGGCAACAGAAAGTTGTAGAGATGCTGATTCATCAAAAGTCAGTTCGAATTGGAGAACTGAGCGAGTTTTTTGACGTATCTGAGGAAACGATTCGTCGTGACCTCAAGAAACTTGAGTCTGACGGGCTATTGAAGCGAACGCACGGCGGTGCCGTCATTAACGACGAAGTCGACGTTGTTCCTTCCTATATATTGAGAAGTCAGCAAAATATCATGGAAAAACGCAAAATTGCGGCACTTGCTGCAGACCTTGTTCCCGACGACGGAACAGTGATGCTCGACGGTGGATCGACGACATTGGAGATCGTGAAGAATTTGGCCAACCGCCGTGTCACAGTCATCACGAGCGATCTGTACATTGCGCTGGAGGCGAGCAAGTCCCTCCATCTACAATTGATTGTTTTAGGTGGCATGCAACAGAAAGGAACGTCAGCGTTGATTGGCCCCGAGTGTGTGGAGCGGGTTCGTGGGTATAACGTGGACGTTGTATTTCTCGGCACAGGGGGCCTGGGAGCAAGGCAGGGCTTGACTACCGCATCGAGCGCAGAAGCAGAAGTCAAGCGAGCGATGATGAAAGCAGGGGAACGAGTCTATTGCGTTGCTGATGCTAGTAAATTTGGAAGAGCGGCACTTGTTTCCTATGCGGCGATCAACGACGTCAAGGCCATTATCACAGATGCTCCTCAAGACAATCAAATTGTGCAGGACATGCAGGAAGCAGGAGCGACATTTCATTTTGCGTAA
- a CDS encoding (Fe-S)-binding protein: protein MKVSLFITCIVDSVFPNVGVAMTRILQAHGCEVVFPPEQTCCGQPSFNSGYTDASREVGKTLLRAFDDADVVVSPSGSCVGMIRHYYPELFKDSPEWREKAEALASKTYEFSQFLVNVLKVEDVGARFPHTVTYHPSCHGSRLLGVKDEPLQLLQRVRDVTLVDLPYARDCCGFGGTFSVKMGDISGAMVDEKARHVVETEADVLVGTDMGCLMNIGGRLTREGKSIRVMHLAELLYEGLQYQEEVLA from the coding sequence TTGAAAGTCAGCCTGTTCATCACCTGCATCGTTGACAGTGTGTTTCCCAACGTAGGTGTCGCGATGACACGAATTCTCCAAGCTCACGGCTGTGAAGTGGTCTTTCCCCCAGAGCAAACATGCTGTGGTCAGCCGTCATTTAACAGCGGCTATACGGACGCGTCCCGAGAAGTGGGAAAGACGCTCCTTCGTGCGTTCGATGATGCTGATGTTGTGGTCAGCCCATCGGGATCGTGTGTTGGCATGATCCGTCACTATTACCCGGAACTGTTCAAGGATAGCCCGGAGTGGCGTGAGAAAGCGGAAGCGCTCGCCAGCAAAACATATGAATTCTCTCAATTTCTTGTCAATGTTCTCAAAGTGGAAGACGTCGGGGCGAGATTCCCCCACACGGTTACATACCATCCTTCTTGCCACGGATCGCGACTGCTTGGCGTCAAGGATGAGCCGCTGCAGTTGTTACAACGTGTCCGAGATGTAACCCTTGTCGATCTCCCCTACGCACGCGATTGCTGCGGCTTTGGCGGCACGTTTTCCGTGAAAATGGGCGATATCTCCGGTGCGATGGTAGATGAAAAGGCACGTCACGTCGTGGAGACGGAGGCCGACGTGCTTGTTGGGACAGACATGGGTTGTCTCATGAACATCGGCGGGCGATTGACACGCGAAGGAAAGAGCATTCGCGTCATGCACCTCGCGGAGTTGCTATACGAGGGACTCCAGTACCAAGAGGAGGTTCTGGCATAA
- a CDS encoding UxaA family hydrolase translates to MLVSEFLLQIHPDDNVAVAVTNIQSGQRVTAGGQHITVREEIPRGHKVALRHISESDLIVKYGYPIGHATQPIERGAWVHTHNVKTNLSGKIDYEFRGPQRTILTGNSSEKIPREFHGYVRENGDVGIRNEIWIINTVGCINKTAERLAALAGSRYQALGVDGVYHFPHPYGCSQLGDDLLYTQRLLAALARHPNAAGVLVIGLGCENNQLSDFLPMIGPDNTKRVKYMAVQSVDDEFDEGLRLLDELAEYASTFKRTVVPVSKLKIGLKCGGSDAFSGITANPLVGQFSDLLVAAGGTSLLTEVPEMFGAETILMDRARDDETFDDIVHLINNFKDYYVRHGQVIYENPSPGNKDGGITTLEEKSLGCVQKGGNAPVSGVLQYGEPVQSPGLQLVQAPGNDMVSVTALIAAGAHMVLFTTGRGTPMGGAAPTLKISTNSDLCERKPHWIDFDAGRMMRGEDVNSLAVDLFAKVISVASGGKTKNEENGFREIAIFKDGVTL, encoded by the coding sequence ATGTTGGTGAGCGAGTTTTTACTGCAGATTCATCCTGATGACAATGTCGCTGTCGCAGTCACAAACATCCAGTCCGGTCAGAGGGTCACCGCTGGTGGACAACACATCACTGTGAGGGAAGAGATCCCGCGAGGCCACAAAGTTGCCCTGCGGCATATTTCGGAGTCGGACTTGATTGTGAAGTACGGGTATCCCATAGGCCATGCGACACAGCCCATAGAGCGGGGAGCATGGGTTCATACACATAATGTCAAGACAAATCTCTCCGGAAAAATCGACTATGAATTCCGTGGCCCGCAGCGAACGATTCTCACTGGTAACTCTAGCGAAAAAATTCCGCGCGAATTCCACGGTTACGTCCGGGAGAATGGGGACGTTGGTATTCGGAACGAAATTTGGATTATCAATACAGTCGGATGCATCAATAAGACTGCTGAGCGTTTGGCTGCTTTGGCTGGAAGCCGGTATCAAGCACTTGGTGTAGACGGCGTCTATCATTTTCCGCATCCATACGGTTGCTCTCAGTTAGGGGATGATCTCCTCTACACGCAGCGACTGCTCGCCGCCCTCGCTAGACATCCAAATGCAGCAGGCGTGCTCGTTATCGGCCTTGGCTGTGAGAACAATCAGTTGAGTGATTTTCTACCAATGATTGGACCCGACAATACGAAACGCGTCAAGTACATGGCTGTTCAATCAGTGGACGACGAATTTGATGAAGGGCTTCGTCTTCTCGATGAGTTGGCAGAGTATGCAAGTACATTTAAACGTACGGTGGTTCCTGTCTCGAAGTTAAAAATCGGGCTAAAATGCGGCGGATCGGACGCTTTTTCTGGAATCACGGCGAACCCGCTTGTTGGACAGTTTTCAGACTTGCTCGTTGCAGCAGGCGGTACATCGCTGCTGACCGAAGTTCCCGAGATGTTCGGAGCAGAGACAATTCTGATGGATCGGGCAAGAGATGACGAGACGTTCGATGATATCGTTCACTTGATCAACAATTTCAAAGACTATTATGTACGCCATGGTCAAGTGATTTATGAAAACCCTTCACCCGGAAATAAGGATGGAGGCATCACGACGCTTGAGGAAAAGTCTCTAGGTTGCGTCCAAAAAGGTGGAAATGCTCCTGTTTCGGGCGTTCTCCAATATGGTGAACCCGTGCAAAGTCCTGGGCTCCAGTTGGTTCAGGCGCCGGGAAACGACATGGTTTCCGTAACGGCGTTAATTGCTGCAGGAGCGCACATGGTTCTGTTTACGACTGGACGTGGAACCCCAATGGGAGGGGCTGCGCCAACGTTAAAAATATCAACCAATTCCGATTTATGTGAACGGAAACCTCACTGGATCGACTTCGATGCGGGCCGGATGATGCGCGGCGAAGACGTCAATTCATTGGCCGTTGACCTTTTTGCGAAGGTGATCTCCGTTGCATCCGGTGGGAAAACAAAAAACGAAGAGAATGGCTTTCGCGAAATTGCAATATTTAAAGATGGCGTGACCCTGTAA
- a CDS encoding RidA family protein, which translates to MEDRVRVSSGGPWEPMIGYCRAIRIGNRVVVAGTTATKGNDVVGIGDVYMQSVYVLKVIKKSLEAVGARVSDVIITRIYVTNMSNWKHVAKAHKEFFKETRPVTTIVEVTALIDPRLLVEIEVEAVISAGLAGRPGSHC; encoded by the coding sequence GTGGAAGATAGAGTTCGTGTTTCGTCAGGCGGACCTTGGGAGCCAATGATTGGGTATTGCCGGGCGATTCGTATCGGGAACCGTGTTGTCGTGGCGGGAACAACGGCGACAAAAGGGAATGATGTCGTCGGCATTGGGGACGTGTATATGCAATCTGTCTACGTTCTCAAGGTGATCAAAAAGTCACTAGAGGCAGTGGGGGCACGGGTCTCTGATGTCATCATCACAAGGATTTACGTAACGAACATGTCAAACTGGAAACATGTTGCGAAGGCGCATAAGGAATTTTTCAAAGAAACGCGACCGGTGACTACGATTGTTGAAGTCACCGCGCTTATCGATCCCAGACTTCTCGTGGAAATCGAAGTGGAAGCTGTAATTTCTGCGGGTCTTGCGGGGCGGCCGGGCAGTCACTGTTAA
- a CDS encoding FadR/GntR family transcriptional regulator: MSLTPVQQSKTYELVIDRIKQAILDGSFPPGSRLPSVKSLSDTLGVGQAAVREAISALRVLNLVDVRQGDGTFVAQLDTRSIAQSIARREAMAQADVHALLELRMWIETGACRYAAERRLDSHLVEMSDIIDRMDRDLGNAQLGEEADWAFHYAIAKASHNPYMQTLMETVSERIQGALLASRLALYRIPGEDERLVQQHKAIYDAIKQRDSTSAMKAMQDHLLHVSSQLRGGEVI, translated from the coding sequence GTGTCCCTTACCCCCGTGCAACAGTCAAAAACATATGAACTGGTCATAGACCGTATCAAACAAGCGATTCTGGATGGATCGTTCCCACCTGGCAGTCGTTTGCCTTCAGTGAAATCGCTTTCTGATACGCTCGGTGTAGGTCAAGCGGCAGTTCGTGAAGCAATTAGTGCACTCCGTGTCCTCAACCTCGTTGATGTTCGTCAGGGTGACGGCACGTTTGTAGCACAGTTGGATACGCGATCCATCGCCCAAAGCATCGCCAGACGAGAAGCAATGGCACAGGCGGACGTACACGCTTTATTGGAACTGCGGATGTGGATTGAAACGGGTGCCTGTCGGTATGCGGCTGAGCGACGGCTGGATAGCCATCTCGTGGAAATGAGCGACATCATTGACAGGATGGACCGCGATCTCGGCAATGCACAACTCGGTGAGGAAGCCGATTGGGCGTTTCACTACGCGATTGCCAAAGCTTCGCACAACCCGTACATGCAGACCCTGATGGAGACCGTGTCCGAGCGTATTCAGGGTGCGCTGCTCGCCAGTCGCTTGGCGCTCTATCGAATTCCTGGTGAAGACGAGCGCCTCGTTCAGCAACACAAAGCGATTTATGATGCCATCAAGCAGCGCGATAGTACGTCCGCCATGAAAGCCATGCAAGATCACCTTTTACACGTATCGTCCCAACTCAGAGGAGGCGAAGTGATTTGA
- the iolB gene encoding 5-deoxy-glucuronate isomerase yields the protein MMLVIRAQEQVGYREIVGEQNEGNLKLLRFGLLSLEPGKAYTHQSDDCETVLVLLQGGCTISVSGTSFEGLTRENVFKEKATAVYVPVGAEYTVVNTASGETEIAVCRTPATERFKPFVVKPEDVWSRPVGKDNFLREVHDIVVKNAEGRVGRIIVGETFNLPGNWSSYPPHKHDDYQSGIEACMEEVYHYRMAPEQGFGFQSIYTTDGSLDEVFRVKHKDSFMIPYGYHPVCAAAGYQLYYLWFMAGETDRTMIPNDDPAHSWVRQES from the coding sequence ATGATGTTGGTCATTCGCGCACAGGAACAAGTTGGCTACCGTGAAATCGTCGGGGAACAGAACGAAGGGAATTTGAAACTGCTGCGTTTTGGGTTGCTGTCATTGGAACCAGGGAAAGCGTATACACATCAATCGGATGACTGTGAAACCGTCCTCGTTTTATTGCAAGGCGGTTGCACGATCTCCGTGAGCGGAACGTCGTTCGAGGGGTTGACGCGAGAGAATGTGTTTAAAGAAAAGGCGACTGCGGTTTATGTACCGGTGGGAGCGGAATACACGGTTGTCAACACCGCTAGTGGTGAAACGGAGATTGCGGTTTGCCGGACCCCTGCGACAGAGCGTTTTAAACCGTTTGTCGTGAAGCCGGAAGACGTGTGGTCTCGTCCAGTTGGCAAGGACAATTTTTTGCGGGAAGTACACGACATTGTCGTCAAGAATGCTGAGGGACGTGTAGGGCGCATCATCGTGGGCGAGACGTTTAACCTACCGGGCAATTGGTCCAGTTATCCACCGCACAAACACGATGATTATCAGTCGGGCATCGAGGCGTGTATGGAGGAAGTCTACCACTATCGCATGGCACCCGAGCAGGGATTTGGTTTCCAATCGATCTATACGACTGATGGATCACTTGACGAGGTATTCCGCGTGAAACACAAAGACAGTTTCATGATTCCTTATGGATATCATCCAGTGTGTGCGGCGGCAGGTTATCAATTGTACTACTTGTGGTTCATGGCGGGTGAAACGGATCGGACGATGATCCCGAATGATGACCCTGCACATTCATGGGTGCGCCAGGAATCATAA
- a CDS encoding xylulokinase, producing the protein MIASILVIDLGSSACKAILFAKDGTVLAVASEAYPTWHPDDVRAEQHPDDWWQATTKAVKLVLTSVESTVKVQGIGLTSQRETVLPLDKEGHPLHPAILWMDKRGIEWVGEVGEVHQNQIQEWTGLVPGASYSAGKIHWLKQQFPDLEQKTAFYVQPKDYLVFRLTGVMATDRSLASRTMLYNIRSLDWQDELLDALDLDRERLPEVHSPGSVIGVLRSQVASEWGLQSGLPVVLGGGDRQCEVLGSGITTGEAIESTGTTSNIACVVDDLAPYKSDRIACSVHVVDGEWILEQGMSTTGAAISWLHGLLDGNDDVRNVDDALRKSVPGAAGLIALPFFMGARAPRWNPNAQGAMMGLTLGHKVEDIYRAVLEGIGYELRYAIQTYEEIGLAISRIRLTGGGAGYDNWNQTKASIYQKRLASPKVLHAAAFGAFLLTARELGWISSFEEGQKLNPLVSIYHPDSKEIPLYDVGYKLYMKMYDLFSDANMWEQIHTYRNMKVE; encoded by the coding sequence ATGATTGCGTCTATTCTCGTGATCGACTTAGGGTCTTCAGCGTGTAAGGCAATCTTGTTCGCGAAAGACGGAACTGTACTTGCTGTCGCGTCCGAAGCTTATCCGACTTGGCATCCTGATGACGTCCGTGCAGAGCAACACCCTGATGATTGGTGGCAGGCTACCACAAAGGCTGTGAAACTCGTACTGACAAGCGTCGAATCCACTGTGAAGGTCCAGGGAATTGGACTGACTTCACAGAGAGAAACCGTCCTTCCTCTCGACAAGGAGGGGCATCCTCTACATCCCGCCATCTTGTGGATGGATAAGCGCGGGATTGAATGGGTCGGGGAAGTCGGTGAAGTTCATCAAAACCAGATCCAAGAATGGACCGGCCTCGTCCCTGGTGCGTCTTATTCAGCCGGGAAGATTCACTGGTTGAAACAGCAGTTTCCGGACCTGGAACAGAAAACGGCATTCTATGTTCAGCCAAAGGACTATTTGGTTTTTCGGTTGACTGGTGTGATGGCGACGGATCGCTCATTAGCCTCTCGCACTATGTTATACAACATTCGGTCGCTCGATTGGCAGGACGAATTGCTAGACGCACTCGATCTCGACAGAGAACGATTGCCGGAAGTTCACTCTCCCGGATCTGTCATCGGAGTGCTTCGTTCCCAAGTTGCTAGCGAATGGGGATTACAGTCTGGACTTCCGGTTGTTCTCGGAGGCGGAGACAGACAGTGTGAGGTACTTGGGTCCGGAATTACGACTGGCGAAGCTATCGAGTCAACTGGTACGACGAGTAATATCGCATGTGTTGTGGATGACTTGGCGCCGTATAAGTCTGATAGAATCGCGTGTTCTGTTCACGTTGTCGACGGAGAGTGGATTCTCGAGCAGGGGATGTCCACCACTGGTGCGGCCATATCCTGGTTACATGGGCTCTTGGACGGCAATGACGATGTGCGGAACGTCGACGATGCCCTTCGCAAATCGGTGCCTGGCGCAGCTGGCCTCATCGCGTTGCCGTTTTTCATGGGCGCGCGAGCCCCGCGATGGAACCCGAATGCACAAGGGGCGATGATGGGGCTGACGTTGGGCCATAAAGTAGAGGACATATACCGGGCAGTCCTTGAAGGTATCGGTTACGAATTGCGATATGCAATCCAAACCTATGAAGAGATAGGTCTTGCCATTTCAAGGATTCGATTAACGGGTGGTGGTGCAGGCTACGACAATTGGAATCAGACGAAGGCGAGTATTTATCAAAAACGACTAGCTTCTCCCAAGGTACTCCATGCCGCTGCGTTTGGGGCGTTTCTTCTGACCGCGCGGGAACTAGGCTGGATTTCGTCATTTGAGGAAGGGCAAAAGCTCAATCCACTCGTCTCTATTTATCACCCGGATTCCAAGGAAATTCCTTTATACGATGTGGGGTACAAGTTATACATGAAAATGTACGACTTGTTTAGCGATGCAAATATGTGGGAACAAATCCACACCTATCGCAACATGAAAGTTGAATGA
- a CDS encoding LutB/LldF family L-lactate oxidation iron-sulfur protein produces the protein MEGTSVQTTVIDRAQHALQDEFLRKAVRFTTDRLRNKKQTVTESFGNWEAWRERGEAIRAHTIANLDAYLATFADNLESLGTHVHFATDASEAVAAIRGIAQEKNARKVVKSKSMVSEEVHINHHLEADGLKAVETDLGEYIIQLANETPSHIIIPAIHKNRAQIRDLFEADGGQNLSTETPDLTAFARQKLREEFLSADIGITGCNFGIAETGSIVLFTNEGNADMVVNLPKTHIVIMGMERILPTLADLEVMAHLLPKSATGQNVITYMSMVTGPKRPSDHDGAHDMHVIILDNGRSRQLGDPQFQSVLNCIRCGACLNVCPVYRQIGGHAYGSVYPGPIGAVLSPLLNDGDKYSDLPYASSLCGACYEACPVRIPLHDMLVHQRQRLVESGHGKPTERLAFNGYRRIFGKASRYRFAVRMARTFQGPMVTDGKIKAKIGPLTGWTKTRDFPGVPKQSFRDLWPSIEKRGADHE, from the coding sequence ATGGAGGGTACATCGGTGCAAACCACCGTGATCGACAGGGCCCAGCACGCCCTACAGGACGAGTTTCTGCGGAAAGCTGTGCGATTTACGACGGATCGACTGCGGAATAAGAAGCAAACGGTGACCGAGTCATTCGGCAACTGGGAAGCCTGGCGCGAGCGCGGCGAAGCGATTCGGGCACACACCATCGCCAATTTGGATGCGTATCTGGCAACATTCGCCGACAACCTCGAATCCCTCGGCACCCACGTTCACTTCGCGACGGACGCATCGGAAGCGGTTGCCGCCATTCGCGGGATCGCGCAGGAAAAGAACGCCCGTAAGGTGGTCAAGTCAAAATCCATGGTTTCGGAAGAAGTCCACATCAATCATCACCTGGAAGCGGACGGCCTGAAAGCCGTCGAGACCGATCTCGGCGAATACATCATCCAACTCGCAAACGAGACCCCGTCGCATATTATCATCCCGGCCATTCACAAAAACCGCGCTCAAATTCGCGACCTATTCGAAGCTGACGGGGGACAAAACCTATCGACGGAAACGCCTGACTTAACTGCCTTCGCGAGACAAAAGCTGCGCGAGGAGTTTCTCTCGGCGGACATCGGCATCACGGGCTGCAACTTTGGTATTGCGGAGACCGGATCGATTGTTTTGTTTACGAATGAAGGAAACGCCGACATGGTCGTGAACCTGCCCAAGACACACATCGTCATCATGGGCATGGAGCGGATCCTGCCGACCCTCGCCGACCTGGAAGTCATGGCCCACTTGCTGCCGAAAAGTGCCACCGGACAAAACGTCATCACCTACATGTCGATGGTTACGGGCCCCAAACGCCCATCCGATCACGATGGCGCCCACGACATGCACGTCATCATTCTCGACAACGGCCGCTCCCGCCAACTTGGCGACCCACAGTTTCAATCCGTGCTCAACTGCATCCGCTGCGGCGCGTGCCTCAACGTGTGCCCCGTCTATCGGCAAATTGGCGGCCACGCCTACGGTTCCGTCTACCCAGGCCCCATCGGCGCCGTGCTCTCGCCGCTGCTCAACGACGGCGATAAGTACAGTGACTTGCCGTATGCGTCGAGTCTGTGCGGCGCCTGTTACGAAGCTTGTCCTGTGCGAATTCCGCTCCACGACATGCTGGTGCACCAGCGGCAGCGACTCGTTGAAAGCGGCCACGGCAAACCAACGGAACGTCTGGCTTTCAACGGTTACCGCCGTATCTTTGGCAAGGCGAGCCGATATCGCTTCGCCGTTCGCATGGCGCGGACTTTCCAGGGCCCTATGGTGACTGACGGAAAAATCAAGGCGAAAATCGGTCCACTTACGGGTTGGACGAAAACTCGTGACTTTCCTGGGGTGCCGAAACAATCATTCCGAGACCTGTGGCCATCCATCGAAAAGCGGGGTGCTGACCATGAATAA
- a CDS encoding M24 family metallopeptidase: MERQLNSLRTSLRQAGLQGVIITEQPNLSWLYGGRFHVNLASTTGLLSVLVTHDTVECLVPSNEFQRLQDEEGLVADTFHVYDWYDTATLNKRLNDWMSTEGFILDSSWSKSFVRLRSQFDDSDLPFLKSMGRDVARAAEQVCRELSPNDTECAVAARLAAHCYNQGLDPIVVLVAGELRGLLYKHPLPTSNPIGRIVIVSLCARKRGVVMSVTRMVSFSAPSPAITRAYDAVVEIDSRMMASTRPGAPLRDIFETTKQAYGELGFPDEWKRHHQGGLAGYQSRELRLVPDLADEVQASQIYAWNPTIPGVKSEDTIWVGQTENEILTYTGDFPVRQLVVNGRTCLKAEILRR, encoded by the coding sequence ATGGAGCGACAGTTAAACAGTCTCCGCACATCGTTGCGACAAGCTGGGCTGCAAGGGGTCATCATCACCGAGCAGCCCAACCTGTCATGGCTGTACGGAGGTAGATTTCATGTGAATCTGGCCAGCACAACCGGACTTCTGTCCGTCCTGGTCACTCATGATACGGTGGAGTGTCTCGTACCAAGTAATGAATTCCAGCGACTTCAAGATGAAGAGGGCTTGGTCGCGGATACCTTTCATGTGTACGACTGGTACGACACGGCAACGCTGAACAAGCGGTTGAATGATTGGATGTCCACAGAGGGCTTCATACTCGACTCGTCCTGGTCGAAATCGTTCGTCCGCCTGCGATCACAATTCGACGATTCCGACTTACCGTTCCTGAAATCCATGGGACGTGATGTCGCCAGAGCGGCTGAGCAAGTTTGCCGTGAACTGTCTCCCAATGACACGGAGTGTGCTGTCGCGGCTCGACTCGCAGCCCACTGTTATAACCAGGGACTCGATCCCATCGTCGTGCTCGTTGCCGGCGAGCTTCGCGGCCTATTGTACAAACACCCGTTGCCAACGTCGAATCCAATTGGCCGGATCGTCATTGTATCACTGTGCGCGCGGAAACGAGGCGTCGTCATGTCTGTCACCCGCATGGTCAGTTTTAGTGCACCATCTCCCGCCATCACTCGTGCGTACGACGCGGTAGTCGAGATTGACTCGAGAATGATGGCGTCGACAAGACCGGGTGCTCCGCTGCGCGACATATTTGAGACGACGAAGCAAGCCTACGGCGAGTTAGGTTTCCCGGATGAGTGGAAACGACATCATCAAGGGGGACTCGCCGGATACCAATCACGAGAACTTCGACTCGTACCTGACTTGGCTGACGAGGTTCAGGCAAGTCAGATATACGCATGGAATCCGACGATACCTGGGGTCAAGTCGGAAGATACAATCTGGGTCGGTCAGACGGAAAATGAAATTCTAACTTATACAGGTGACTTTCCTGTTCGACAACTCGTCGTCAATGGTCGTACATGTCTCAAGGCAGAGATCCTGCGCAGGTAG